In Phaseolus vulgaris cultivar G19833 chromosome 10, P. vulgaris v2.0, whole genome shotgun sequence, a single genomic region encodes these proteins:
- the LOC137817913 gene encoding uncharacterized protein, with translation MFVHAFKKGVLPGPFSESLIRGHPATFAEIRRRAVAHIAAESEVSEKRGNVAPAKPRVQTRFQPQRVMEAAAGKKDQRMHHPYDPEKNKGKGPGQPREFNRPLRCEFLMGLAHLIAIPNIVARIKAPEKATDKVLGPKPDVWCEFHNGFDHSINSCLALGHQLAELVKCRFLKDYLLEKKTGQSSDSQPVSDEGQQHEVPLHGEIHTIAGGFSDGGCTASQRKKYARSVMLVEVFEDHSPDVDITFTKEDLKDVVPHDNDPIVVSLVMAGRKVHRVLVDQGSSVDVMFWPTFNKLQLSPDHLRPYVGCLYGFAGDQVEVRGYIDLRTTFTDGVASRTEKIRYLVVNAPSAYNVLLGRPTLNMIGVVPSTRHMKVKLPSMEGIVITIHSDQKEAKKCYENNLKNKRSVCHVTTTPLPGVKPRRVNRRVVDTVSEATAEREVVMADVKVRCENAARVEEKKDCPEFTRESGIARAATAS, from the coding sequence aTGTTTGTTcatgccttcaaaaagggcgtgctacCTGGACCGTTTAGCGAATCGTTGATTAGGggtcaccccgccacgtttgctgaaatccggcgacgtgctgtggcCCATATCGCTGCTGAGAGCGAAGTTTCTGAGAAACGGGGAAATGTGGCTCCAGCTAAGCCACGGGTTCAAACGAGGtttcagccgcagagggtgatgGAGGCGGCGGCTGGGAAGAAGGATCAGAGGATGcaccatccttatgatccagaGAAGAACAAAGGAAAGGGGCCAGGGCAGCCTAGGGAGTTTAATCGCCCTCTGAGGTGCGAGTTTCTAATGGGATTGGCTCACTTGATTGCCATTCCGAATATTGTCGCCAGGAttaaagcgcctgagaaggcaacagataaggtgttggggccaAAACCGGATGTGTGGTGTGAGTTCCATAATGGTTTTGACCATTCCATTaattcgtgtttggctttgggtCACCAACTCGCTGAGTTGGTGAAGTGcaggtttttgaaagattactTGCTGGAGAAAAAAACAGGTCAATCGTCAGACTCGCAACCGGTGAGCGATGAGGGACAACAACATGAAGTACCCCTTCACGGCGAGATTCACACTATAGCTGGAGGTTTCTCGGATGGTGGATGTACTGCATCACAACGGAAGAAATATGCGAGGTCGGTGATGTTAGTAGAAGTTTTTGAGGATCATTCACccgatgtggacattacgttcaccaaggaAGATCTTAAGGatgttgtgccccatgacaatgATCCCATTGTAGTCTCACTCGTTATGGCGGGAAGGAAGGTTCACCGGGTGTTGGTcgatcaaggaagttcggtagatgttatgttttggccgactttcaacAAATTACAACTATCTCCTGACCACCTGAGGCCATATGTGGGTTGTTTATATGGTTTTGCTGGtgatcaagtggaggtcaggggataTATTGATTTAAGAACCACATTCACGGATGGGGTGGCCTCGCGtacagagaagatcaggtaccttgtcgtgaatgctccttcagcatacaacgtTCTGTTAGGAAGACCGACACTTAACATGATAGGAGTTGTGCcgtcaacaaggcacatgaaggtcaaattACCTTCAATGGAAGGCATAGTTATCACCATCCACTCTGAtcaaaaggaggcgaagaaatgctacgaaaacaacCTCAAGAATAAGCGATCGGTGTGTCATGTAACCACAACGCCGCTCCCTGGTGTGAAGCCTAGACGAGTAAATCGACGAGTTGTGGACACAGTTTCGGAGGCGACTGCTGAAAGGGAAGTAGTGATGGCAGATGTCAAGGTGAGGTGCGAGAACGCCGCTAGGGTAGAAGAAAAGAAGGATTGCCCGGAGTTTACAAGGGAGTCAGGAATAGCAAGAGCGGCAACCGCCAGTTAG
- the LOC137817914 gene encoding uncharacterized protein, translating to MTMQQVMEMMQGLQEAMTASKAEQECIQVDLAASQARNEDLCRANEELRRGLRNHLGSREANDRECFTPPREFPMPFSQSIMEAVIPHTFVGPKVTFTGMEDPEAHLTAFHTLMILPDGHVSSFAQLSQLFREQYIANRAPPLVSYDLFDVKQYQGETLKEYINRFGAQVVKVGTIEEPMIVYAFRKGMCPGPFCESIIRSRLRTFAEIRCRAVEHIATEELKDLIAVPNIADRLRAPVKTDKVLGPHKDAWCEFHQAFGHLINNCLALGHQLDELVKSGFLKDYLVGSSTAAALAVPEEDQAHEMPIHREIHTISGGFSGGGCTTSQRKRYARSVMSVAGQVAVDDLVDVDLAFTRTDLHDVVPHDNDPVVISVVTARRKVHRVLVD from the exons atgaccatgcagcaggtcatggaaaTGATGCAAGGCCTTCAGGAGGCGATGACAGCATCAAAGGCAGAGCAAGAGTGTATACAGGTGGATCTGGCGGCGTCGCAGGCGAGGAATGAAGATTTATGTCGCGCGAACGAGGAGTTGCGCCGCGGGTTGCGCAATCACTTGGGGAGCCGTGAAGCAAATGACCGTGAGTGTTTCACGCCACCTAGGGAGTTTCCCATGCCGTTCTCGCAGTCGATCATGGAGGCGGTAATTCCTCACACGTTCGTAGGACCGAAAGTGACGTTCAcggggatggaggaccctgaggcacacctcactgcgttccacacgctgATGAT ccttcCGGATGGCCACGTAAGCTCCTTCGCACAACTCTCACAGTTGTTCCGAGAGCAGTACATAGCGAATCGTGCCCCTCCACTGGTGTCGTACGATCtctttgatgtgaagcagtatcaaggagAGACCCTGAAAGAGTATATCAACCGGTTCGGGGCacaggtggtgaaggttggcaccatAGAGGAACCGATGATTGTCTATGCGTTCAGGAAAGGGATGTGCCCTGGGCCCTTCTGCGAGTCAATCATCAGAAGTCGCCTCCGAACCTTTGCAGAGATTAGGTGTCGCGCGGTGGAGCACATCGCAACTGAGG AGTTGAAGGACTtaatcgccgtgcctaacattGCAGACAGGCTGAGGGCCCCGGTGAAGACTGATAAAGTgctgggacctcacaaggacgcatggtgtgagttccaccaggccTTCGGTCATCTCATCAACAACTGCTTGGCACTGGGCCATCAGTTGGATGAGTTGGTGAAAAGTGGTTTTCTGAAGGATTATCTGGTCGGGTCCTCTACAGCCGCGGCCCTAGCGGTACCTGAAGAGGATCAAGCTCATGAGATGCCCATCCAcagagagatccacaccatctcTGGTGGATTCTCAGGTGGGGGGTGCACAACGTCACAACGTAAGAGGTATGCACGCTCTGTGATGTCAGTGGCTGGGCAAGTGGCGGTGGACGACCTGGTGGACGTAGACCTCGCCTTTACAAGGACTGACCTTCACGACGTTGttccccacgacaacgaccccgtggtAATTTCAGTTGTGACTGCGCGTAGGAAGGTGCATAGAGTACTTGTGGACTAA